A window from Malassezia japonica chromosome 1, complete sequence encodes these proteins:
- a CDS encoding uncharacterized protein (TransMembrane:1 (i57-74o)) — MSAMLKSTRMLPSARIAPRFYGIRAYSAPTPPPPNERKSTPLEETAKTDKAGTSGPIITVTLLGLLVGGLYMFSDDLKSYLSGGTAAADKSVIAEQKNGKMVSPFGGKKE, encoded by the coding sequence ATGTCTGCGATGCTCAAATCGACTCGTATGCTCCCTAGCGCTCGCATTGCGCCTCGCTTCTACGGAATTCGTGCCTACAGCGccccgacgccgccgccgccgaacgagcgcaagagcacgccgctggAGGAGACGGCCAAGACCGACAAGGCCGGCACCAGCGGCCCTATCATCACGGTGACGCTTCTCGGCCTTCTTGTCGGTGGTCTCTACATGTTTAGCGACGACCTGAAGTCGTACCTGtccggcggcacggccgccgctgaCAAGTCCGTCATCGCCGAGCAGAAGAACGGCAAGATGGTGAGCCCATTCGGTGGCAAGAAAGAGTAG
- the CCP1 gene encoding cytochrome-c peroxidase (COG:E; EggNog:ENOG503NW1F; CAZy:AA2; TransMembrane:1 (o20-37i)): MGARAYSSETPKPSQGSGGLVVSAILVAAAAGGAYYLNDDVKSFLAGGGAAGSSSTLSSKADAKKIPTKEDYQKVYNRIAELFEKDPDYDAGSYAPVVVRLAWHTSGTYDKDSNTGGSNGATMRFPQEAGYEANAGLEHARKFHEPIKAEFPWITYSDLWTLGGVCGIQEMGGPTIPWRPGRDDHPAEDTPPDGRLPDGSQGQDHLRNIFHRMGYNDQEIVALTGAHALGQCHGHRSGFDGPWTFSQTTFSNSFFTGLLDMKWNPKKWDGPFQYADETDELMMLPTDYSLVKDSTFKKWVKKYAEDESLFFKDFANVFTRLLELGVPEENFKKSARSLGTDKPLEFVRTFDQEDKEEDKKEDKKEDKKEDKKEDKKEK; the protein is encoded by the coding sequence ATGGGCGCTCGTGCCTACAGCTCGGAGACTCCCAAGCCGAGTCAAggcagcggcggcctgGTGGTGAGCGCTATTCTggtcgctgccgccgccggtggTGCATACTACCTGAACGACGATGTCAAGTCGTTCCTGGctggcggcggtgcggccggcagctcgtcgacgctgAGCAGCAAGGCGGACGCGAAGAAGATCCCCACCAAAGAGGACTACCAGAAGGTGTACAACCGCATTGCGGAGCTCTTTGAGAAGGACCCCGACTACGACGCTGGCAGTTACGCTCCGGTTGTCGTGCGTCTCGCGTGGCACACGAGCGGTACCTACGACAAGGACTCGAACACGGGTGGTAGCAACGGTGCTACGATGCGCTTCCCCCAGGAGGCTGGCTACGAGGCGAACGCTGgtctcgagcacgcccgCAAGTTCCACGAGCCGATCAAGGCCGAGTTCCCCTGGATTACGTACTCGGACCTCTGGACGCTCGGTGGTGTGTGCGGTATCCAGGAGATGGGTGGCCCCACGATCCCCTGGCGCCCTGGCCGTGACGACCACCCCGCGGAAGACACTCCTCCGGATGGCCGTCTCCCTGATGGCTCGCAGGGCCAGGACCACCTCCGCAACATCTTCCACCGCATGGGCTACAACGACCAGGAGATCGTCGCGCTTaccggtgcgcacgccctcGGCCAGTGCCACGGTCACCGCAGTGGCTTTGACGGCCCCTGGACCTTCTCCCAAACCACCTTCTCGAACTCGTTCTTCACCGGTCTCCTCGATATGAAGTGGAACCCCAAGAAGTGGGACGGTCCCTTCCAGTACGCTGACGAGACCGACGAGCTCATGATGCTCCCCACCGACTACTCGCTCGTCAAGGACTCGACCTTTAAGAAGTGGGTCAAGAAGtacgccgaggacgagtcGCTCTTCTTCAAGGACTTTGCCAATGTGTTCAcccgcctcctcgagctcggtgtgCCGGAGGAGAACTTTAAGAAGTCTGCACGCTCGCTCGGTACCGACAAGCCGCTCGAGTTTGTGCGCACCTTTGACCAGGAGGACAAGGAAGAGGACAAGAAGGAAGACAAGAAGGAAGACAAGAAGGAGGACAAGAAGGAGGACAAGAAGGAGAAGTAG
- a CDS encoding uncharacterized protein (EggNog:ENOG503NV0Y; COG:U) has translation MSVDPATFEIQSLYYQNAYAGCIALARRSAPSGIVDDVSLLQLAYAARAAVALRDFAQARQLIGDQAESPLAMSVLLLADYMEASQGGDTVDAQSVLDQLQSLLDLAEPGELASEMIRYNVGLALFTSGNAELALETLGVTGAGGSRELECVALGVHILLAIHRVDLAEKEYMAVRQWGDDSLLVQFMEAWIGLVRGGRATQQAYYVYDELSQSSTVANTANMVPSLVGKAVANAALGDSRGARAVADEAAAFDPADAAVASDQAVFTALAGDASAAEFDAKEAALHTHAPHAPLAVDWAARQAELDQAIASFA, from the exons ATGAGTGTTGACCCAGCGACGTTTGAGATCCAGAGCCTGTACTACCAGAATGCGTATGCAGGCTGcattgcgctcgcgcgcaggaGTGCTCCGAGCGGCATCGTGGACGATGTGAGCCTCTTGCAGCTGGCgtacgctgcgcgcgccgcggttgcgctgcgcgactttGCACAGGCCCGCCAGCTGATCGGCGACCAAGCCGagtcgccgctcgccaTGTCGGTGCTCCTCCTTGCCGACTACATGGAGGCGTCACAGGGTGGTGATACGGTGGATGCGCAGAgcgtgctcgaccagctccaGTCGCTGCTGGACCTGGCCGAGCCCGGGGAGCTGGCCAGCGAGATGATCCGCTACAATGTGGGCCTTGCGCTCTTTACAAGCGGCAACGcagagctcgcgctggagaCGCTTGGCGTGACCGGTGCGGGTGGcagccgcgagctcgagtgTGTCGCGCTCGGTGTGCATATCCTGCTGGCCATCCACCGTGTGGATTTGGCCGAGAAAGAGTACATGGCGGTGCGGCAATGGGGCGACGATTCGCTCCTGGTCCAGTTTATGGAGGCGTGGATCGGCCTTGTGCGTggcggccgtgcgacgCAGCAGGCCTACTATGTCTATGACGAGTTGAGCCAGAGCTCGACTGTGGCCAACACGGCGAACATGGTGCcgtcgctcgtcggcaAGGCCGTTGCGAACGCTGCGCTGGGTGacagccgcggcgcgcgtgccgttgcggacgaggccgcggcgttTGATCCTGCGGACGCGGCCGTGGCCAGCGACCAGGCCGTCTTTACGGCGCTTGCGGGCGATGCGAGTGCCGCGGAGTTTGATGCCAAGGAAGC CGCTCTCCACACCCATGCCCCCCATGCCCCGCTCGCTGTGGACTGggccgcgcggcaggcgGAGCTCGACCAAGCGATTGCCTCCTTTGCGTAG
- a CDS encoding uncharacterized protein (TransMembrane:1 (o207-226i); EggNog:ENOG503NVWZ; COG:C), with product MRLPETAKDILAGTSGGVAQVLVGQPFDIVKVRIQTAPPGKYSGIVDCISDIFKKGGPMAFYKGTTMPLIGVGACVSIQFGVVQYFKGLFREENVAKHGKAGLHLTQWQLYASGAAGGIANSVLAAPIEQVRIRLQTQQTLVYHGPFDCLKQIAAKGGVSGIFRGFVPTVLREGHGMGIYFMTYEYLVQHKMKSLGIEHRSQLSPTVPLLAGASAGIVLWLMVYPIDVIKSYMQTDAIEPSKRTFRGTLDVVRQVYASGGVSGFFRGLVPTLIRAPFANGATFLAFEMARHELSHF from the exons ATGCGTCTTCCGGAGACTGCCAAGGATATTCTGGCTGGCACTTCGGGCGGTGTGGCCCAGGTGCTGGTGGGCCA GCCTTTCGATATCGTCAAGGTGCGCATCCAGACAGCGCCCCCGGGCAAGTACTCGGGTATCGTGGACTGCATTAGCGACATCTTCAAGAAGGGCGGACCGATGGCGTTCTACAAAGGCACGACGATGCCGTTGATCGGTGTCGGTGCCTGCGTCTCGATCCAGTTTGGTGTCGTGCAGTACTTCAAGGGCCTCTTCCGCGAGGAGAACGTCGCCAAGCACGGGAAGGCGGGCCTGCACCTGACGCAGTGGCAGCTGTACGCGTCCGGTGCCGCGGGCGGTATCGCGAACAGTGTGCTTGCCGCTCCGATCGAGCAGGTCCGTATTCGCCTCCAGACGCAGCAGACGCTGGTGTACCACGGTCCTTTCGACTGCCTGAAGCA AATCGCAGCCAAGggcggcgtctcgggcaTCTTCCGCGGCTTTGTACCGACCGTGCTGCGTGAGGGCCACGGCATGGGCATCTACTTTATGACCTATGAGTACCTCGTGCAGCACAAGATGAagtcgctcggcatcgagcaCCGCTCGCAGCTCTCGCCGACGGTGCCGCTCctggccggcgcctcggcgggtATCGTGCTGTGGCTCATGGTATACCCGATCGATGTCATCAAGTCGTACATGCAGACGGACGCGATCGAGCCCTCGAAGCGCACCTtccgcggcacgctggaTGTCGTCCGCCAGGTGTACGCCAGCGGGGGCGTCAGCGGCTTCTtccgcggcctcgtcccGACTCTCATTCGT gcgccttTCGCCAACGGTGCCACGTTCCTTGCTTTCGAGATGGCTCGGCACGAGCTGTCGCACTTTTAG
- a CDS encoding uncharacterized protein (EggNog:ENOG503PIRD), which yields MAAGSYPELDEIPAAPARGMSTRTQVPMPDVIRRLFKSFPLYEWPAAKAVASDADKEHVPSKPLLYIAPTWAGEWASADPVSLRWQMELLLRGADFDVEVLRDPYWAPEGNTPFLHLPPATQSPVGRESGFPSLLGTSSLPHFVENHYPLERAELEEKSVWPSEAAAQESLAWRTLLYGRVTAGALLLALRCGAFTNSDTRQPLLRALAGGMLAGEATEEQRELARVSQLSTAGASFESIEAVYGGHYLADTRNPLALIPSYTVDFVGFLSGTSKHDAPDAETSIPPPSARIDQETILQQAAEGLVACAARLATDVDASTGEGWMLGAHRATSLDCLLFAALHTILSIPDDSPDAHSPLRLAVERHGVLAAYARRLRTALPGNL from the coding sequence ATGGCCGCTGGCAGCTATCCAGAGCTGGACGAGAtccctgcggcgccggcgcggggtATGAGTACGCGCACGCAGGTGCCGATGCCTGACGTGATCCGGCGCCTATTCAAGAGCTTTCCCCTTTACGAGTGGCccgcggccaaggcggtcgcgagcgacgcggacaAGGAGCATGTGCCGAGCAAACCCCTCTTGTACATTGCGCCGACATGGGCGGGCGAGTGGGCGAGTGCGGACCCCGTGAGCCTGCGCTGGCAGatggagctgctgctgcgtggcgccgACTTTgacgtcgaggtgctgcgcgacccGTACTGGGCGCCCGAAGGCAACACGCCCTTTCTGCACCTGCCTCCTGCGACGCAGTCGCCGGTCGGCCGGGAGAGCGGCTTCCCGTCGCTGCTAGGCACGTCGAGTCTGCCGCACTTTGTCGAGAACCACTATCCCctggagcgtgccgagctcgaggaaaAGTCCGTGTGGCcgtccgaggcggcggcgcaagagAGCCTTGcgtggcgcacgctgctctACGGCCGCGTgacggccggcgcactgctccttgcgctgcgctgtGGCGCGTTTACCAACAGCGACACGCGCcagccgctgctgcgtgcgctcgccggcggcatgctcgccggcgaggcgacagaagagcagcgcgagctcgcgcgtgtCTCGCAGCTgagcacggccggcgcatcgtTCGAAAGCATCGAGGCGGTGTACGGCGGGCACTATTTGGCGGACACGCGCAATCCCCTTGCGCTGATTCCGAGTTATACCGTGGACTTTGTCGGATTCCTGAGCGGCACGTCGAagcacgatgcgccggacgccgaGACGTCCATTCCTCCCCCCTCTGCCCGCATCGACCAGGAGACGAtcctgcagcaggcggccgagggcctcgtcgcgtgcgccgcgcgcctcgcgacggacgtcgacgcgtcgaccggcgaAGGCTGGATGCTgggcgcgcaccgcgccacCTCGCTCGACTGCCTCTTGTTTGCGGCGCTACACACGATTCTATCGATTCCGGACGACTCGCCAGATGCCCATAGCcccctgcgcctcgccgtcgagcggcacggcgtgctggcCGCCTATGCCCGGCGCCTCCGCACGGCCCTGCCGGGTAATTTATAG
- the rec14 gene encoding Ski complex subunit Rec14 (EggNog:ENOG503NWRU; COG:S), with protein sequence MSLQYLEEFQLDLAPGASVWQAQWLPRGIVAGTSEGRVDAVDPQQGTPMSSDVSTPHTLGVVALSASADGERVLSSSIDGQVALWHWDGARLALGASAELSAAEVEGTAYGTQAYASALHPNGDVFAAGGDGLAPALFSAAPSTFGHGVARLSVDEGDGDGFAMKLAFNHDGTLLALGTSSGMVLLFDVETRAQIALVCDHAQPVRALYFSAPTSTFSDHLFVGSDDRTTTVHDLQNVRATRVPSTITALQGHHGWVLDVQSSGDGRIVATCASDGLVQLWDLAASPVVSVATFSQPAPVWALAWKPQAPKTAEQDAVSTQLLAPGSDFVTGGEDGTVRRYRNAGTTTGAQVDP encoded by the exons ATG TCTCTGCAGTACCTGGAAGAGTTTCAGCTGGACCTGG CGCCGGGTGCATCGGTGTGGCAGGCGCAGTGGCTCCCGCGCGGGATCGTCGCAGGCACCTCGGAGGGCCGTGTGGATGCCGT CGACCCCCAGCAAGGCACGCCGATGTCTAGCGACGTGTCTACGCCGCATACGCTTGGCGTTGTCGCGCTCTCGGCGAGTGcagacggcgagcgcgtgctgaGCAGCAGCATCGATGGCCAGGTCGCCCTGTGGCACTGGGAcggtgcgcgccttgcgctcggcgcgtctgcCGAGCTGAGtgcggccgaggtcgagggcACGGCGTACGGCACGCAGGCGTACGCGAGTGCGCTGCACCCTAATGGCGACGTCTTTGCGGcaggcggcgacggcctcgcgcctgcgctcttttccgcggcgccgtcgacgtttggccacggcgtcgcgcggctgtCTGTCGACGaaggcgacggcgacggctTTGCGATGAAGCTTGCGTTT AACCATGACGGaacgctccttgcgcttggcacgagcagcggcaTGGTGCTGCTCTTTGACGTCGAAACGCGCGCGCAGATCGCGCTGGTCTGCGACCATGCGCAGCCCGTGCGTGCGTTGTACTTTAGTGCCCCCACCTCTACCTTTTCCGACCACCTGTTTGTCGGCTCGGACGACCGCACGACGACCGTGCACGACCTGCAGAAtgtgcgcgcgacgcgtgtgCCAAGCACCATTACCGCCCTGCAAGGCCACCACGGCTgggtgctcgacgtgcaatcgagcggcgacggccgcatcgttgcgacgtgcgcctcggacggGCTCGTGCAGCTATGGGATctcgcggcgtcgccggtgGTGAGTGTCGCGACCTTTTCGCAGCCCGCGCCGGTGTGGGCACTCGCGTGGAAGCCGCAGGCCCCCAAgaccgccgagcaggaTGCCGTCTcgacgcagctcctcgcccCCGGCTCCGACTTTGTCACAGGTGGAGAAGACGGCACCGTTCGCCGCTACCGCAATGCCGGCACTACGACGGGCGCCCAAGTCGATCCATAG
- a CDS encoding 5-oxoprolinase (ATP-hydrolyzing) (COG:E; EggNog:ENOG503NU0K): protein MTGGIQIAIDRGGTFTDCLGRIPGKNPGEPPRDIVIKLLSRDPSNYKDAPTEGIRRILENATGRTIPRSERISTHEIEYIRLSTTVATNALLERDGEKHVLVTTKGFRDIVQIGNQARPAIFDLAIHKPDVLYTDVLEVDERVTVVGYASDPEARSHAVQFASTARDAKVTKEYSGVDIPPSAGPLGAPYVAPEIVQGISGEAVAVLQRPDAEKVRADLQRYYDQGYRSLAIVFIYSYTFPEHEQMVKKIAEEIGFPSISCSAELMPMIKMVPRATSATADAYLTPVLQAYINSFFQGFDESLRNGSAGTRVEFMMSDGGLTSVDHFSGLKSIISGPAGGVVGMALTSYDPTDGRPCIGFDMGGTSTDVSRYAGRYEQVMETTIDGVTIQSPQLDVNTVASGGSSRLFFRNGLFVVGPESASAHPGPMCYRKGGPLAITDANLVTGRLAVEMFPKIFGPNENEGLDAELSRGAFEELTQRINDETGRSMTVDEVAQGFIRVANEAMCRPIRSLTQARGFSTSKHVLSSFGGAGGQHACSIARSLGITTVVVHKYSSILSAYGMALADRVFEAQQPCNETWEYAENPSASSALGRIQERVKELTAKVVHELHDKQGFARDRIHTDVYLHLRYDGTDTALMTLKPADSWDMEKVFVDAYRQEFGFVLDQRAIIVDDVRVKAVGRTFDSLGPSVLGEHAKQVAAKGKDAFATAKALDSAPRRDVYFDGLGRVPTAIVRLRDLACFEQVEGPAILIDETQTILVEPKCEARILSQAVLLNILYE from the exons ATGACGGGCGGGATTCAAATTGCGATCG ACCGTGGCGGAACCTTTACCGACTGCCTGGGCCGGATTCCGGGCAAGAACCCCGGCGAGCCCCCCCGCGACATTGTCATCAAGCTCCTGTCGCGCGACCCCTCCAATTACAAGGACGCCCCAACAGAAGGGATCcgccgcatcctcgagAATGCGACGGGCCGCACGATTCCCCGCTCCGAGCGTATCTCGACGCACGAAATCG AGTACATCCGTCTCTCGACTACGGTCGCGACCaacgcgctgctcgagcgcgacggcgagaaGCACGTCCTGGTCACCACCAAGGGCTTCCGCGACATTGTCCAAATCGGCAATCAGGCGCGCCCTGCGATCTTTGACCTCGCGATCCACAAGCCGGACGTGCTGTAcaccgacgtgctcgaggtcgacgagcgtgtgACGGTCGTCGGCTATGCGTCCGaccccgaggcgcgctcgcATGCGGTGCAGTTtgcgtcgaccgcgcgcgATGCCAAGGTCACGAAGGAGTACTCGGGTGTGGACAtcccgccgagcgctggcccgctcggtgcgccgtacgtcgcgccggaGATCGTTCAGGGCATCTCTGGCGAggccgtcgccgtgctccaGCGCCCTGACGCGGAAAAGGTACGCGCGGACCTCCAGCGCTACTACGACCAGGGCTACCGCAGCCTGGCAATCGTCTTTATCTACTCCTATACCTTCCCGGAGCACGAGCAGATGGTCAAGAAAATTGCCGAGGAGATCGGCTTCCCCAGCATCAGCTGCAGTGCCGAGCTCATGCCGATGATCAAGATGGTTccccgcgcgacgtcggcgactgCCGACGCGTACCTCACGCCGGTCCTGCAGGCGTACATCAACTCGTTCTTCCAGGGCTTTGacgagtcgctgcgcaacggatcggccggcacgcgcgtcgagtTCATGATGTCGGACGGCGGCCTGACGTCTGTCGACCACTTTTCCGGCCTCAAGTCGATTATCAGCGGCccggccggcggcgtggtCGGCATGGCGCTCACGTCGTACGACCCGACCGACGGCCGCCCGTGCATCGGCTTCGACATGGGCGGCACGAGCACGGACGTTTCGCGCTACGCCGGCCGCTACGAGCAGGTGATGGAGACGACGATCGACGGCGTGACCATCCAGAGCCCCCAGCTGGACGTCAACACCGTCGCCTcgggcggctcgtcgcgcctcTTTTTCCGGAACGGCCTGTTTGTCGTGGGCCCCgagtcggcctcggcgcaccCTGGCCCGATGTGCTACCGCAAGGGCGGCCCGCTGGCCATCACTGATGCGAACCTCGTCACGGGCCGCCTGGCGGTCGAAATGTTCCCCAAGATCTTTGGCCCGAACGAGAACGAGGGCCTGGATGCGGAGctctcgcgcggcgcgtttgaggagctcacgcagcgcatcaaCGACGAGACGGGCCGTTCGATGaccgtcgacgaggtcgcgcaGGGCTTTATCCGCGTCGCGAACGAGGCCATGTGCCGCCCGATTCGctcgctgacgcaggcgcgcggcttTTCCACCTCGAAGCACGTCCTCTCGAGCTTTGGCGGTGCGGGTGGCCAGCACGCGTGCTCGAtcgcgcgctcgctcggtATCACGACCGTCGTTGTGCACAAGTACTCGTCGATTCTGTCGGCGTACGgcatggcgctcgccgaccgtgTGTttgaggcgcagcagccgtGCAATGAGACCTGGGAGTATGCAGAGAACCCCagcgcgtcctcggcgctAGGCCGCATCCAGGAGCGTGTCAAGGAACTCACGGCCAAGGTCGTccacgagctgcacgacaAGCAGGGCTTTGCGCGCGACCGTATCCACACGGACGTCTACCTTCACCTGCGCTACGACGGCACGGACACGGCTCTGATGACGCTCAAGCCCGCCGACTCGTGGGACATGGAAAAGGTGTTTGTCGATGCCTACCGCCAAGAGTTTGGCTtcgtgctcgaccagcgTGCGATCatcgtcgacgacgtgcgtgTCAAGGCGGTGGGCCGCACGTTTGACTCACTCGGCCCgtcggtgctcggcgagcacgctAAGCAGGTCGCCGCCAAGGGCAAGGACGCGTTTGCCaccgccaaggcgctcgacagcgcgccgcgccgcgacgtgtACTTTgacggcctcggccgcgtgccgacggcgatcgtgcgtctgcgcgacctcgccTGCTttgagcaggtcgagggGCCTGCGATTCTCATTGACGAGACGCAGACgatcctcgtcgagcccAAGTGCGAGGCACGGATCCTGAGCCAGGCCGTCCTCCTCAACATTCTCTACGAATAA
- a CDS encoding uncharacterized protein (EggNog:ENOG503P2F9; COG:S; SECRETED:SignalP(1-22)), translating to MLSVWLLGLVQAAAVLAWGATGHEVVATIAQSFLHPDVRTHLCQVLPEYTSYDPHLPNATRHCHLAPVAAWADRIKGHARWSSPLHYVNALGDNPPSACTFGETPFHGDMHVLNGITNYTRQVLAEKGVRRDEALRFLVHFVGDMHQPMHLIGRDRGGNGLRVHFEGHPTMLNRRIRALHNYTEALPDARFESALRGRHFDAYVRWILAEGLGVGTGPVQRRPWWPDWFDWMTCPVEPDHAPNYTDPSGVPVCPLAWARDTHRVGCVYAMAPPIPAAQQYAQAAFRVPRLPDVSAPSYLAPIEADKILEQQLAQAGVRLAAMANALFLDETRGG from the exons ATGCTCTCTGTGTGGCTCCTGGGCCTCGTacaggccgccgcggtgcTTGCGTGGGGCGCGACAGGCCACGAAGTCGTGGCGACGATTGCGCAGTCGTTCCTGCACCCCGATGTGCGCACCCACCTCTGCCAGGTCCTCCCAGAGTACACGTCGTACGATCCCCACTTGCCGAACGCGACACGGCACTGCCATCTCGCGCCGGTCGCTGCGTGGGCGGACCGCATCAAAGGGCACGCACGGTGGAGCTCGCCACTGCACTATGTGAACGCCCTAGGCGATAacccgccgagcgcgtgtaCGTTTGGCGAGACGCCCTTTCACGGCGACATGCATGTGCTGAATG GCATCACCAACTATACGCGGCAGGTGCTCGCGGAAAAGGG cgtgcggcgcgacgaggcgctccggTTCCTCGTCCACTTTGTCGGCGATATGCACCAGCCAATGCACCTTATCGGCCGCGACCGCGGCGGCAACGGACTGCGTGTACACTTTGAAGGACACCCTACCA tgcTCAACCGCCGGatccgcgcgctgcacaactacaccgaggcgcttccCGACGCAAGGTTTGAAtccgcgctgcgtggccGGCACTTTGACGCGTACGTGCGCTGGATCCTGGCCgagggcctcggcgtcggcacaGGACCGGTACAGCGCCGGCCGTGGTGGCCCGACTGGTTCGACTGGATGACGTGCCCAGTTGAGCCGGACCATGCGCCGAACTATACGGACCCCAGTGGAGTGCCTGTGTGCCCCCTCGCATGGGCGCGCGATACGCACCGTGTCGGGTGTGTGTACGCCATGGCGCCGCCGAttcctgctgcgcagcagtACGCCCAGGCCGCCTTTCgtgtgccgcgcctgcCCGACGTaagcgcgccgtcgtacCTTGCCCCCATTGAAGC CGACAAGATCTTAGAGCAGCAGCTTGCCCAGGCCGGTGTGCGCCTTGCGGCAATGGCCAATGCGCTGTTTCTAGACGAGACTCGTGGTGGCTAA
- a CDS encoding cytidine deaminase (EggNog:ENOG503P5BF; COG:F; BUSCO:EOG09264RJL), with product MVDWTLVQKHKNALMEDARTARELSYSPYSKYRVGAAFLLSDGTRVQGANVENASYGCAICAERTAIAKIQTTPEWRVQTIHAVAVTSDSGLPCTPCGICRQVLREFCAQDTVIFMPSKEWAPSEECKAVTSLKDLAEDHVLLMDMDMLLPHSFGPEALAV from the exons ATGGTGGACTGGACCTTGGTGCAAAAGCACAAAAATGCGCTGATGGAGGAtgcgcgtacggcgcgtgAGCTGTCGTACTCGCCGTACAG CAAGtaccgcgtcggcgcggcgtttCTGCTGAgcgacggcacgcgcgtgcAAGGTGCGAATGTCGAAAATGCGTCGTACG GCTGTGCTATctgtgccgagcgcactgCGATTGCCAAGATCCAGACGACGCCCGAGTGGCGTGTCCAGACGATCCATGCGGTTGCTGTGACGTCGGATAGCGGTCTgccgtgcacgccgtgcgGGATCTGCCGGCAGGTCCTGCGTGAGTTCTGTGCCCAAGACACGGTGATCTTTATGCCGAGCAAGGAGtgggcgccgagcgaggagTGCAAGGCTGTGACCTCTCTCAaggacctcgccgaggaccaCGTGCTGCTCATGGACATGGACATGCTCCTCCCGCACAGCTTCGgccccgaggcgctggcggtGTAG
- a CDS encoding uncharacterized protein (TransMembrane:2 (i60-83o89-114i)), which translates to MTSTGADATRESVLRHRHAREADGAPPTMTADMQVPRGHEDDDFIVLRPPHRPKDCKPTLLTPLVNVVWRVYTGLSGIMGMILMEPQELAFMLFLYALITATLVMAVLQFPAYFQLAHRRLHYYITGE; encoded by the exons ATGACGAGCACTGGGGCGGACGCGACCCGGGAgtcggtgctgcgccatcggcacgcgcgcgaggcggacggtgcgccgcctaCGATGACAGCCGACATGCAAGTACCGCGCGGACACGAAGATGACGACTTTAtcgtgctgcgcccgccgcaccgcccgAAAGACTGCAAGCCGACCCTGCTGACGCCTCTCGTTAATGTCGTCTGGCGCGTCTACACGGGGCTGTCGGGGATTATGGGCATGATTCTCATGGAGCCTCAGGAGCTTGCGTTTATGC TCTTCCTCTACGCGCTCATCACCGCCACGCTCGTCATGGCCGTGTTGCAGTTCCCGGCGTACTTCCAACTCGCACACCGCCGTCTGCACTACTACATTACCGGCGAGTAG